A single genomic interval of Stieleria maiorica harbors:
- a CDS encoding AGE family epimerase/isomerase, giving the protein MTPERIQSLLETYRDGLLEDTLPFWIRHAVDRRHGGFITSLDHDGTVIDTDKGLWQQGRFTWLLGELYNQVEPRQQWLDLAIAGADFIEKHGFDPSDGRMWFHVTRDGGPIRKRRYAFSESFAAIAFGELFKATGRSRYADLARQLFGRFIDHNLDPKNTPQKFTDTRPTRALGFPMITIATAQELRDSIGLPDAQTWIDRSIETIRRYHLKPDLKCVMETVGGDGAILDHFDGRTLTPGHAIEGAWFILWEGKLRGDEELVHLGCQMLDWSWQRGWDSEHGGILYFVDLRGLPVQEYWHDMKFWWPQNETIIATLLAYQLTGDAKYATWHQQIHDWAYAHFPDQQHGEWFGYLHRDGSISSRLKGNLWKGPFHLPRMQLTCWRILNEMRVG; this is encoded by the coding sequence ATGACCCCCGAACGGATCCAGTCGCTCCTTGAGACCTATCGTGATGGGCTGCTGGAGGACACGTTGCCGTTCTGGATCCGGCACGCTGTCGATCGCCGGCACGGAGGATTCATCACGTCGTTGGATCATGACGGAACCGTGATCGACACCGACAAGGGACTTTGGCAACAGGGGCGTTTCACTTGGTTGCTGGGCGAACTTTATAACCAGGTCGAACCTCGCCAACAGTGGCTGGACCTGGCGATTGCCGGCGCCGACTTCATTGAAAAACACGGGTTCGATCCGAGCGACGGTCGGATGTGGTTCCACGTCACCCGCGATGGCGGGCCGATTCGTAAACGACGCTATGCGTTCAGCGAAAGTTTTGCGGCGATCGCCTTCGGTGAATTGTTCAAAGCTACCGGACGATCACGCTACGCCGACTTGGCACGACAACTCTTCGGGCGATTCATCGACCACAATTTGGATCCAAAAAACACGCCGCAAAAATTCACCGACACCCGGCCGACCCGAGCTTTGGGGTTCCCGATGATCACGATCGCGACGGCACAGGAGCTGCGTGATTCCATCGGATTGCCGGACGCCCAAACGTGGATCGATCGCAGCATCGAAACGATTCGCCGATACCACTTGAAACCGGACTTGAAATGTGTGATGGAAACGGTCGGCGGCGACGGTGCGATTTTGGACCACTTTGATGGCCGAACGTTGACGCCCGGGCATGCGATCGAGGGCGCGTGGTTCATCCTGTGGGAAGGCAAGTTGCGCGGCGACGAAGAACTTGTCCATCTCGGTTGCCAGATGTTGGATTGGAGTTGGCAGCGGGGCTGGGACAGTGAACACGGCGGAATCCTCTATTTCGTCGACCTGCGAGGATTGCCGGTCCAGGAGTACTGGCACGACATGAAGTTCTGGTGGCCGCAGAATGAGACGATCATCGCCACGCTGCTGGCCTATCAATTGACCGGCGACGCGAAGTACGCGACCTGGCACCAGCAGATCCACGACTGGGCGTACGCGCACTTTCCGGATCAACAACACGGAGAATGGTTCGGTTACCTGCACCGTGACGGCAGCATCAGTTCACGATTGAAGGGCAACCTTTGGAAAGGGCCGTTTCATCTGCCGCGGATGCAGTTGACATGCTGGCGAATCCTGAACGAGATGCGAGTGGGATAG
- a CDS encoding GNAT family N-acetyltransferase: protein MIRLANESDAARISEIYNHYVRTSTCTFHLDPESVDDRLDWLRAHDDRHPVTVFCVSGEVVGWASLTRWHPRPAYSETAEVSFYLDHRWHRRGIGRTLLTDLIDRASSLGFHVLIGGACTEHVASMELQKSLGFREVARFTEVGRKFDRWLDVAYFQLTLNQ from the coding sequence TTGATCAGACTGGCCAATGAATCTGACGCCGCGCGAATCAGTGAGATCTACAATCACTACGTGCGGACATCGACCTGTACGTTTCATCTGGATCCGGAATCGGTCGATGATCGGCTGGACTGGCTGCGGGCACACGACGATCGCCATCCCGTGACGGTCTTTTGTGTTTCGGGCGAGGTGGTCGGCTGGGCCTCGCTGACCCGGTGGCACCCACGCCCGGCCTACAGCGAAACCGCCGAGGTGTCATTCTATCTGGACCACCGGTGGCATCGACGCGGCATCGGACGAACGCTGTTGACGGACCTGATCGATCGAGCGTCGTCGCTCGGTTTTCATGTGTTGATCGGCGGCGCGTGCACGGAGCACGTTGCGAGCATGGAACTGCAAAAGTCACTGGGCTTTCGCGAGGTCGCCCGATTCACCGAAGTCGGACGAAAGTTCGACCGCTGGCTGGACGTCGCGTACTTTCAATTGACGCTAAACCAATGA